Proteins from a single region of Punica granatum isolate Tunisia-2019 chromosome 8, ASM765513v2, whole genome shotgun sequence:
- the LOC116187263 gene encoding bidirectional sugar transporter SWEET1a-like, translating into MVTLRFVTGVFGNITALILYLSPMITVRRIIKSKSTEQFSCVPYAMSLLNCLLYTWYSLPFVSPNNLLVTTITSTGSTIEFIYVLIFLIYAPKKEKLKILGLLAFVLTVITMVALISLLALHGKPRMILCGIATTIFNIIMYASPLSVARMVIKTKSVEYMPFCLSLFMFICGASWFLFGILGADPYVYVPNGLGGLLGMMQLILYAVYRNKKVEPKKAIDDDFVVEMNPVDPEKAYPKPHQGST; encoded by the exons ATGGTTACTCTGCGTTTTGTGACCGGTGTTTTTG GAAACATTACGGCCCTAATCCTGTACTTGTCCCCAAT GATAACAGTCAGGAggatcatcaaaagcaagagcACAGAACAATTTTCATGTGTTCCATATGCAATGTCTTTGCTCAACTGCCTCCTATACACCTG GTATAGTCTTCCTTTTGTATCCCCCAACAACCTTCTCGTAACCACTATCACTAGCACCGGGTCGACAATCGAGTTCATATATGTGTTGATCTTCCTTATATATGCACCGAAGAAGGAGAAGCTTAAGATTTTGGGCCTCCTTGCGTTTGTTCTCACGGTGATCACAATGGTTGCCCTAATTTCCCTCCTTGCGTTGCATGGGAAGCCGAGGATGATCCTGTGTGGTATTGCTACCACCATTTTCAACATTATCATGTATGCTTCACCTTTATCGGTCGCG AGGATGGTGATTAAGACAAAGAGCGTAGAGTATATGCCATTTTGCCTGTCTCTCTTCATGTTCATATGCGGTGCCTCATGGTTCCTCTTTGGCATCCTCGGAGCTGACCCTTACGTTTAT GTGCCCAATGGGCTTGGGGGTTTGCTGGGCATGATGCAACTGATCTTGTACGCGGTTTACCGCAACAAAAAAGTCGAGCCCAAGAAGGCTATAGATGATGATTTTGTGGTCGAGATGAACCCCGTGGACCCTGAAAAAGCCTACCCAAAGCCGCATCAAGGTTCGACTTAA